Proteins found in one Arthrobacter sp. U41 genomic segment:
- the coaE gene encoding dephospho-CoA kinase gives MLKIGLTGGIASGKSVAASRLRELGAVVIDADALAREVVEPGTPGLARVVEAFSNAVLTPDGGLDRPKLGGLVFGNPERLAVLNGIIHPLVRERAAALAAAAAKGAVVVQDIPLLVETGQGANFHLVVVVDAPDGVRVQRMVQHRHLSAPDARARMAAQASREARLAAADVVLDNSGSKAELQDAVDRLWKFRLAPFAENLARHRLAPRTGGPVLTPANPEWPAQAGRLIARLRAAAPQEILTLDHVGSTAVPGLPAKDILDLQLGVEDMAAAERIAPLLADAGFPGWPGITSDNPKPSHPDPAAWPKRLHGNADPGRAVNLHLRAVGSPGWRFALCFRDWLRDDAAARADYLAEKRRVAKLHGVDKSTAGYAADKEGWFADYASPRMAAWAQRTGWQPPSYTAAGLEAAPRTAPRTAPPPGPARTGPGTAQS, from the coding sequence GTGCTGAAAATCGGGTTGACGGGCGGCATCGCCTCAGGGAAGTCAGTGGCTGCCTCGCGCCTGCGCGAACTTGGCGCGGTGGTGATCGACGCCGATGCCCTGGCCCGCGAGGTTGTGGAACCCGGAACGCCCGGACTTGCCAGGGTGGTCGAGGCTTTCAGCAACGCCGTCCTGACTCCCGACGGCGGACTGGACCGGCCCAAGCTTGGCGGCCTCGTCTTCGGCAACCCGGAACGCCTCGCGGTGCTCAACGGCATCATCCATCCGCTCGTGCGGGAGCGTGCCGCTGCGCTGGCCGCCGCCGCCGCGAAGGGCGCCGTGGTGGTCCAGGACATCCCGCTGCTGGTCGAGACCGGACAGGGCGCCAACTTCCATCTCGTGGTGGTGGTGGACGCCCCCGACGGCGTCCGGGTGCAGCGCATGGTGCAGCACCGGCACCTGAGCGCCCCGGACGCCCGGGCCCGGATGGCCGCCCAGGCCAGCAGGGAGGCCCGGCTGGCGGCGGCCGATGTCGTCCTGGACAACTCGGGTTCAAAGGCAGAACTTCAGGACGCGGTGGACCGGCTCTGGAAGTTCCGGCTGGCACCGTTCGCGGAGAACCTGGCCAGGCACCGCCTCGCGCCGCGTACCGGCGGGCCGGTGCTCACCCCCGCCAACCCGGAGTGGCCCGCGCAGGCCGGCCGGCTCATCGCGCGCCTGCGGGCCGCCGCCCCGCAGGAGATTCTGACCCTGGATCATGTCGGTTCCACCGCCGTCCCCGGACTCCCCGCGAAGGACATCCTGGACCTCCAGCTCGGCGTCGAGGACATGGCCGCCGCGGAGCGGATCGCGCCGCTGCTCGCCGACGCCGGTTTCCCGGGCTGGCCCGGCATCACCTCCGACAACCCCAAGCCCTCCCACCCGGATCCGGCGGCCTGGCCGAAGCGGCTGCACGGCAATGCGGACCCCGGGCGGGCGGTCAACCTCCACCTCCGTGCCGTGGGGTCCCCGGGCTGGCGTTTTGCGCTGTGCTTCCGCGACTGGCTGCGGGACGACGCGGCCGCCCGGGCCGACTACCTCGCCGAGAAACGGCGCGTCGCAAAATTGCACGGTGTGGACAAATCCACCGCCGGCTACGCCGCCGACAAGGAAGGCTGGTTCGCTGACTACGCGTCGCCGCGGATGGCAGCGTGGGCACAACGCACCGGGTGGCAGCCGCCGTCGTACACCGCCGCAGGGCTGGAAGCGGCACCGCGGACGGCACCGCGGACGGCGCCGCCGCCGGGTCCGGCCCGGACCGGCCCCGGTACCGCCCAAAGCTGA
- a CDS encoding IMPACT family protein, translating to MADDAVFPESRATVYTTLAAGPQFRHEIEVKRSRFITVLHRTEDEEGARAVVAGLRREFQDARHHCSAFVLGPDRDVQRSNDDGEPSGTAGNPMLDALLKRETAPGVTDLSDVTAVVVRYFGGILLGAGGLVRAYSESVSAALNRAPLVQRRRLRICTVAVPHTAAGRLENELRAAGYVMGETSYGAQTTVLRLPLPDDRAGLARAGERLAALSAGTAELLPGETEWIDVPLG from the coding sequence GTGGCTGATGATGCGGTTTTCCCGGAGAGCAGGGCCACCGTCTACACCACGCTGGCGGCAGGCCCGCAGTTCCGCCACGAGATCGAAGTGAAACGCTCCCGCTTCATTACCGTGCTGCACCGCACCGAGGATGAGGAGGGCGCCCGGGCCGTCGTGGCCGGGCTGCGCAGGGAATTCCAGGATGCACGGCACCACTGCTCCGCCTTTGTCCTCGGCCCGGACCGCGACGTGCAGCGCTCCAACGACGACGGCGAGCCGTCCGGCACCGCGGGCAACCCGATGCTGGACGCGCTGCTGAAACGCGAGACCGCTCCCGGCGTGACGGACCTCAGCGATGTCACCGCCGTCGTGGTCCGCTACTTTGGCGGAATCCTGCTCGGCGCCGGCGGCCTCGTCCGGGCTTACTCCGAGTCCGTGTCCGCCGCCCTGAACCGGGCCCCGCTGGTGCAACGCCGCCGGCTGCGGATCTGCACGGTGGCGGTCCCCCATACGGCGGCAGGACGGCTCGAGAACGAGCTGCGCGCCGCGGGATATGTGATGGGCGAAACCAGTTACGGGGCGCAGACTACTGTACTGAGGCTCCCCCTGCCCGATGACCGGGCGGGCCTGGCCCGGGCGGGTGAACGGCTTGCCGCACTGTCAGCTGGAACCGCGGAATTGCTGCCGGGAGAAACGGAGTGGATCGATGTCCCCCTCGGCTGA